The Diaminobutyricimonas aerilata nucleotide sequence CTCGAGCTCGACCGCCAGACGGTGCTGCCCGCTCCGGCGCCACTGCCCGGCGACGGAGACCTCGGCGTCTACGCCGGCCGGGTCGAGATCGACCTCAGCCGCGAGCGCCGCTCCGCCTGACGAAGCGCGTCCGGATCAGCGCTTGGTGAGGTCGGCGTACTCCGGATGGTCGCGCACGAAACGGGCCACGAACGGGCACGCGGGCACCACCCGGTAGGAGGTGTCGGTGCGGATGAGGTCGAGCGTGCCCTGCACGAGCTTGCCGCCCAGTCCCGCGTTACGCCGGTGCTGCGGCACCTCGGTGTGGTGGATGCGGATGTCGTCGCCGTCGATCTCGTAGTCGGCGATCCCGACGACCTCGTCCCCGTCGAGCAGGGCGTAGCGCTCGGCGTCGGGCTGGTGTTCGACCTTCATGCGATCAACCTAGAAGCGGAATCTGGAACTCAGGTGGACGCCCGCTGCACGAGGCGGGTCGGCAAAAGGGTGAGGGTGTCGACCTCCTCCCCGTCGATGAGACGCACGAGCGCCTCCGCCATCGCCGTGCCGAACTCGATCGACGGCTGCTCGACGGTCGTGAGCTCGGGGCGCGAGGAGATCGCGTAGGAGTTGTTGTCGAAGCCGATCACCGCGACGTCGTCGGGCACCCTCATGCCGCGTTCGCGCAGGAGGTTGAGCGCTCCGAACGCCATCTGGTCGCTCGCCGCGAAGACGGCGTCGATGGGCTCGCCGCGATCGAGCAGTCGCCGCATCGCCGCCGCGCCGCCCTCCGGCGTGAAGTCGCCGTCCTCGACGAGCTCCGCCGGAAGGCCCGCCTCATCGAGCGCGCGGCGCCATCCGGTGAGGCGGTCGATGCCCGCCGCCATGTCGCGGCGGCCCGTGATGTGCGCGATGCGGGTGCGTCCGCGCTCGATCAGGTGGCGGGTCGCGCGGGAGGCCGCGTCGATGTTGTCCACGTCGACGACGTGCACGTTCTCGCTCTCGCGACTCATCGGCCGGCCGCCGAACACGACCGGCAACCGCCCGGCGAGATCGACGTACGAGGCGTCGTCGTTGTGGTGCGAGAGCACGAGCATCCCGTCGACGTTGCCGCCCTGCAGGTAGCGCCGCGTCTTGCCCGGGTCGCCCTCGGCCGCGATGAGGAGGGTGAGCGTGTAGTCCGTCTGTGCCAGCCGGAACGCGACGCCCTGGATCACGGAGGCGAAGAACGGGTCGGCGAAGAAGCGGGCCGTGTTCTCGGGGATGACGAGCGCGATCGCCTGGGTGCGCCGGCTGGCGAGCGTGCGTGCCGCCCGGTTGGGCACGTACCCGAGCTTCTGGATCGCGTCGTTGACGGCGCGGATGACCTCGGGCTTCACGCGCGGCGAGGCGTTCACCACGCGCGACACGGTCGATCGGGAGACCCCGGCGAGCTCGGCCACCTTCTCGAGGGTCGGTGCGCTCCCGTGGTCGATCGACATGCGAGACCTCCGATCAGCGACTGGGCGCGTATTCGCCCGCGATGATGCGGGCGTACTCGAGTCCCGAGTCCTTGATGATGCGCTCCTGTGTACGGTAGTCCACCCGCACGATGCCGAATCGCTTGTTGTAGCCCCACGCCCACTCGAAGTTGTCGAGCAGCGACCACACGAAGTAGCCCCGCACATCCGCGCCCTCGTCGATCGCGGCCGCGACCGCGTCGATGTGCGCGCGGATGTAGGCGGTGCGCTGAGCATCGTGCACGTGCCCGTCCTCCGACACCTCGTCGTCGTAGGCCGCGCCGTTCTCGGTGACGTAGAGCGGGGGAAGCGTCGGGTACTCCCGACCCAGCCGCACGAGCAGCGTGCGGAGTCCGTCGGGGTTGACCTCCCAGTCCATCGCCGTGCGCGGGAGGCGCCGGGTCGGGAAGGTGAGGTGTTCGCTGCCGACGAAGGGCGAACGTCCCGGCTTGTCCGTCGGGCGCAGCGACGGCCGCGCGTTCTCCGGCAGCGGCCGCCCGCTCACGTTGTCGTCGTGGTAGTGGTTCACCCCGAGGAAGTCGATCAGCGCCGCGATGATCTCGAGGTCTCCCTGCTGCACGAACTCCTCGAACCGGTACTTCGCCACATCCTCGAGCAGGTCGGCGGGGTAGCGGCCGAGCACGATCGGCTCGAGGAACGCGCGGTTCCACAGCGCGTCGAGCCGACGGGCCGCGTCGACGTCGCGTTCGTCCTCCGGGTCGTCGGGGATCGCGTTGGTGAGGTTGAGCGTGATGCCGATGTTCTGTGCGCCGAGCTCCCGCAGCACGCCGGTGGCGAGGCCGTGCGCAAGGTGCTGGTGGTGCAGCGCGGCGAGGGCAGCGCGGGGCTCCTGCCGACCGGGGGCGTGCTCGCCGCCGGCGTAGCCGATGAGGGAGCTGCACAGCGGTTCGTTGAACGTCGTCCAGTGCTGCACGCGGTCGCCCAGGCGGTCGTACACCGCGGCGGCGTAGTCCTGGAACCGGTACGCCGTGTCGCGGTTGGTCCAGCCGCCCTTCTCCTCGAGCGCTTGCGGCAGGTCCCAGTGGTACAGGGTCAGCCACGGCAGGATGTCGGCGTCGAGGAGTTCGTCGACGAGGCGCGAGTAGAAGTCGAGCCCCTTCCCGTTGACGAAGCGGTCGCCGGGCTTCACGCGGGCCCAGCTGGTGGAGAAGCGGTAGGACCCGAGTCCGAGACGCTTCATGAGCGCGACGTCCTGCGGCATCCGGTGGTAGTGGTCGACGGCGACCTCGGGGGTGTGCCCGTTGGCGACCGCTCCGGGGACGCGCGCGTAGGCGTCCCAGATGGAGTCCTCTTTGCCGTCTTCGTGTGCCGCGCCTTCGATCTGGGCAGCGGCGGTCGCCGAGCCCCAGAGGAAGCCCGGGGGGAAGGTGTTCGTCATCAGCCCTTGACCGCTCCTTGCATGATGCCGGCGATCAGTTGCCGCCCGGCTACGACGAATAGTACGAGAAGAGGGATGGTGGACAGGATCGCGCCGGTGAGCACGATCGAGTAGTCGACGTAGTAACCGGACTGCAGCTGACCGAGCGCCGTCTGCAGGGTGGGGTTCTGCGGGCTCAACACGATGAGCGGCCACAGGTAGTCGGTCCACGCCGTCATGAAGGTGAACAGCGCGAGGATCGCCATCGCCGGTCGCGCGGCGGGCAGTGCGACGTTGACGAACGTGCGGAACTGGTTCGCGCCGTCCATCCGCGCCGCCTCGATGAGCTCGTCGGGGATCACGTCGACGAGGTACTGCCGCATGAAGAAGACGCCGAACGCCGTGACGAGGGTCGGCACGATGACCGCGCCGAGCTCGCCGGTCCAGCCGAGCTGCCGCATCACGATGAACAGCGGGATGATGCCGAGCTGGGTCGGGATCGCCATCGTCGCGATGACGAAGATCATCAGCCCGTCGCGGCCGCGGAACCGCAGCTTCGCGAACGCGTAGCCGGCGAGCGTCGAGAAGCTCACGACCGACACGGTGATGATCGTCGACACGAGGAGGCTGTTGCCGAGGGCGAGCCAGAACGGGATCGCGTCGAACACCTTCGCCGCGTTGGCGAAGAAGTTGCCGCCGGGGATGAGCGGCAGCGTCTCGCCGCGGGTCGAATTGGTGCCCGAGCCGACGACGAACGACCACCACAGGGGGTAGGCCGAGCCGAGCAGCACTGCGGTCAGCAGTCCGTAGGAGAGGAAGCCGGGGCGGCTGCCGATGCCGGCCATGCCGCCGCCGCGATTGCGGCGATTCACCTTGGCGGGCTCGACCGGGAAGGCGGCCGGGGTCGTGGTCTGCAGGCTCACGGGCGTGCTCCTCGCTGCGCTGCCAGGCGGCGCGCGCTCGCGCGCTTGATCGCCCGGTTCTCGGACGAGGCGATGCGCCTCGAGATGAAGAAGTTGATGAGGCCGAGCGTCACGATCAGCAGGAACAGCAGCCATGCGATCGCGGACGCTTCGCCGAAGTTGCCTCGGAAGAACGCCATCTCCCACAGGTAGAGCACGGTCGTCTGGAACTGACGGTCGTAGCCGCCGATCCCGCCCGCGGCCGACACGTCGAACAGTCGCGGCTCGGCGAAGATCTGCAGCCCGCCGATCGTCGCCGTGATGATCACGAAGATGAGGGTGGGGCGGATGCTCGGCACGGTGATCGAGAAGAAGCGGCGGGCAGCGCCGGCCCCGTCGATCGCGGCCGACTCGTGCAGGTCGCGCGGTACGGCTTGCATGGCCGCGAGCAGGATGAGCGCGTTGTAACCGGTCCAGCGCCAGTTCACCATCGTGGCGATCGCGATGTGGCTCGGGAGGGTGTCCTGCTTCCACATGACCGGGTCGATGCCGATGGTGCCGAGGAGGTTGTTCACGAGGCCGGACTGTTCGTTGAACACGCTCGAGAAGATCAGGGCCACGGCGACCGGGGTCACCACATAGGGCAGCAGCACGCTCATCCGCCAGAAGGTGCGGGCCTTGAGGTGCTGGTCGAGCACGGCGGCGATCACGAGCGCGACGGTGAGCTGCGGGATCGTGGAGAGCAGGAAGATGCTGAGCGTGTTGAAGATCGAGTTCCAGAAGAACCGGTCCTGCAGCACGGCGCCGAAGTTGTCGAGACCGACGAAGTCGCCCTGGCCCGACAGCAGCTCCCAGTCGTGCAACGACACGACGAGCGTGTAGACGAGCGGGAACGCGCCGGTGATGGCGAACAACACGAAGAAGGGTGCGATGTAGACGTACGGCGAGGCCTTGACGTCGAAGCGGCTGAGCCGTTGCCGCCAAGTGAGAGGGGCGGCGACCGCAGACCGTCGAGCGGTCGAGGGGGTCGCCGCGGGCGGCCGGTCGAGGGTGCTGGTCATGGCGGTTCCTTGGACGCGAGGAGAAGGAGGTGAAGGGGCGAGGCCCCGGCCGGGGGGAGCCGGGGCCTCGCAGGGTGGACGCGGGGGTCAGTCCACCAGTTCGGACAGGAGCGTCAGGGCTTCCTGCCAGGCGGCGTCGCGGTCGGCTTCGCCGTTGTCGAGCTTCTTCAGTGCCGGGCCGAACACGTTCTCCTGGATGACCGAGTCGTCCGGGCCCTTGAACTGGGCCACGACGCCCTCGGCGCGCGAGGCGAGGATCGCGCCGGTGGGCGCGCCGTTGAACACCTCGTTCGGGGTGGCCTCGGCGGCCAGGGTCTCCTGCGCCTCGACCGTGCTCGGGAAGTTGCCGGCCGCGGCCGACTGCTTCACCTGCTGCTCGGGCTCGGTCAGCCAGCTCGCGAGAGCGGCCGCCTCCTCCTTGTGCTCCGAGGTCTCGGGGATGCTCAGGAAGGTGCCGCCCCAGTTGGCGGGGCCGCCGGGGAACACGTCGGCGAAGTCCCATCCGGTCTCCGGTCCGCCGCCGCCGGCCTCGAGCTGGCCGGTGATGGTGCCCAGCATCCAGCCCGGGCAGGTGAACACGGCGAAACTCTGGTCGGTGAACGACTTGCCGCCGTTCCAGTCCCACGCGCTCTCGGCCGCGGAGAGTCCGTCGGCCGCGCCCTGCGCGATGAGGTCGAAGCGGGCCTCCATCTGGGCGTTGCCCTCGATGTTCAGCTCGCCGTCCGCGGTGTAGTAGCCCTCCTCGAGCTGGTTGACCATGGCGTTCCAGACGAAGCCGGAGTGGTCGTACCAGGCCTTGCCGGTCGCCGCGTGGTACTGGCGGCCGAGCTCGAAGAAGCGCTCCCAACTGGCATCGGCTCCGCCGAAGAGCTCGGCGACCGCGGCGCGGTCGGTCGGCAGGCCGGCCGCGGCGAACGCCGGGCCGTTGAAGCACAGGCCCTCGGGGCCGACGTCCATGCCGTAGCCGATCACGCGACCCTCGGGGTCGGTCGCCTGCTCGTACTTCCAGTCGATCCAGTCCGACTTGCGGTCCTCGATGCCGTGGTCGCGCAGGTCGACGAACTGGTCGGAGACCTCCATGATCTTGCCGAGCCAGCCCTCCTCGATGGCGACGACATCCGAGAGACCCGAGCCGGCGGCGATCTTGGTGAAGGCGTCGGTGCGGGCATTGCCGCCGGTGTCGATGTTGGTGGCTTCGATCTTGATGCCCGGGTTGGCCTTCTCGTACTCCTTGTAGAGCTCCTCGTAGCCCATGGTGCCGAAGGTCGTCACCGTGAGGGTGACGTCGCCGTCACCTCCTCCGGAGCCGCCGGATGAACATCCGGTGGCGAGGAGGGCGAGGGTTGCGGCGCCGGCGACGGCCGCTGCTGTGGTGCGTCGTGAAATTCTCACGGTCACTCCTTTGTGTGCGTGGATGAGGCAGGAGTGGGAGCGCCTCGCAACTTTCGTGGGAGCGCTCTCACGATGCGGATGACGCTAGAGCGGTGCAAGGCGGCTGTCAACGACAGAATCCGTCCACGCACGAAGAAGGGCCGGTCAGGGGCCAGAAAAATCATGGGAGCGCTCTCACGGCACTCGGCGTGTCGCCTCGCGCTCCCCTCACCTGTGTTACGCCGGCGACGTGGCGTCCACCTCGTCGAGACGCGTCCGCAGCTCCTCGGGCAGCTCCAGTCGCACCGCTTCGAGCGCGCTCTCGAGCTGTTCGGGTTTGCTGCCTCCGAGGATGGGGGTGATCGACGGGCGGCCGCCGACGAGCCAGGCGAGCACGACCTGCCCGCGGCTCGCGCCGAGCTCGCGAGCGACCTCGTCGAGCACCTCGAGCCGGCGCCGATTGCCCGGGTGGTCGTACGCCTCCGGGATCGGCTTGGCGGGGTTGTCGTACGCGCCGCTCAGCAGCGGCGTGTACGCCCAGATGTCGAGTTTCTCGGTCGCGGCGAGGTCGACCAGCTCGTCGTCGAGCATGCCGAAGCGGTGGTTCTGCCCCGGCGGCAGCACGCCGGGTCGGGGGCGCAGGTACGACCGACTGTGCTGCAGCGCGTCGACCGGGCGCAGGCCCCGCTCCAGCGCGTGCCGACGCGCCCTCTCGACCCGCCACGCCGGGTGGTTCGAGGTTCCGACGCGCTTGGTGAGCCCGTCGGAGACGAGGGCACCGAAGGCCTCCGCGGTCTGCTCGATCGGCACGGTGCGGTCCTCCATGTGCGCCCACAGCAGATCGACCCGCTCGATGCCGAGGCGCCGCAGGCTGCCTTCCGCGGCGGTCCGCACGGCGGTGGGCGAGAGGCCTTCGCGCGACGCCGGCCAGTCATCCTTGTCCCGCGGTTCCGCGCCGACCTTCGTGCTGATCTTCACCCGGGCTCGCGCGTCCGGCCGGGCCTTCAGCCAGCGGCCCAAGAGGCGCTCGCTGTCCCCGCCGTAGCCGGATTCGCTCGCCCAGAACGCGTAGCAGTCCGCAGTGTCGATCCACTCGCCGCCCGCCTCGACGAACCGGTCGAGGAGTGCGAACGACGTCCTCTCGTCGATGGTGATCCCGAACATCATGGCGCCGAGCGCCAGCCGAATTCCCGTCATGACCCCATGCTCCAAGCTGGAGCGCGCTCCAGCGCAAGGGCATGATCGTGGTCATGCAGACCTTCACCCCGGCGGAGGCAGCCGAGCGCACCGGATTCAGCCTCGACACATTGCGTTACTACGAGAAGGCGGGGCTGCTCGGCCGCATCCGCCGGGGCGCCGGCGGTCGTCGCGCCTACACCGAGAGCGACATCGAATGGCTCGGGCTCATCCGCTGCCTGCGTGACACCGGCATGCCGATCGCGCAGCTGAAGAGCTACGCGCAACTCGCGACCGACGACTCGACGATGGACGAGCGTCTCGCCCTGCTCGAGCAGCACGATCGGGAGGTGCAGGCGTCGATCGACGCCCTCCTCGCTCAGCAGCGGCGCCTGCGCGAGAAGATCGCCTGGTACCACTCCGAGGGGGCGTCCGCCGAACGGCACCTCGCGCGCTCGATGCTCGCCTGACTGCTAGAGCGCGATGTCCTTCGGCACGTAGACGAACGCATCCCGGCCCGACTCGAGGCGGACGCCGATGCGGCGGTAGGCGACCCGTTCGTAGTGGTCGGCGGCCGCGAGCTGCGACTGGTCGAGTTCGAGCACCGCACCGTCGACGCGATCGGAGGGCCGTCCCGTGTGCTCGAGTCCGGGATGCACGTCGCTCCCGCTCGCCGCGATGACGTCGGGATCGGTGATCCGCACCTCCCCGAGCCGATAGCCGGCGAGCGTGTCGGGCTGCGTCGGCACGACCCGGCCGAACAGCGCGAGTTGCACGCGCTCGAGTCGGAGGGTGCCGAACGAGAACACGAGGGCGCTCATGGGTCCACTCTAGGAGCCGGACGGTTGGCGTCCCGCGCCTTGGGGTAGACAGACCGTCCTGTCCCATCACTGGGGTCTTGGGGGGACAAATCGTCCCGCCCTACTGTCGAGTCAAGCCGGGAGGCGGCGCTCACTAGGCCGCCGGGGATCCGACCCGGCAAAGGGGACCGGTCGCATCCGTGCACAGGGCTTTCTGGCGGATCCCGCCCTCTCTCTCGTCCACGGATCGCAGCAGTACGGCCCACAGCAGTGCGCCGTGCGGATCCCTTTCATCGCTTGGAAAAATCATGTCTTCCACCGTCACCTCCACCCGTCCCGCCCGCAGCCGCAAGGTGCGCGCCATCCTCGCCGGAGGCGTCGTGCTCGGCGTCGGCGCGGCCGTCACGCTCGCCGCCTGGTCTGACTCCGAGTTCGCCACCGGACTGTTCAGCGCCGGCTCCTTCAACCTCGAGGGCAGCGCGAACGGGACCGCCTACGACGAGCACCCGGCCGCAGACGCCCCCGCGTCGCTCGCCTTCTCGCTTCCGCTGGCGCAGAACCTCGCGCCGGAGGAGACGGTCTACGCCCCCTTCGCCGTGCGTCTCGACGACACCACGACCTCGCCCGCCGACGTCGCTCTGACAGTCGCCGGCACGACCGGTGTCGTCGCGGGCCTCACGTACGAGCTCATCGCGACGTCGAGCTTCGGCTGCGACGCCACCACCACGGGCACGACGATCGTGCCGTCGGGCACGGCGCTCACCGCGGGCACCGGGTCGTTCGACCTCGCCGCCGGAACCGCCGGCGCCGCCGGAGCCCCGGTGAACCTGTGCTTCGCCGTCAGCGCCGACTCCAGTCTCGCGCAGGGCCAGTCGGGCGCCGTCACCTGGCAGTTCGCCGCCACCTCGGCGAACTGATGACGAACGCGGCCACGCCGCGTCGACGGGACATCCGACGGCGACGGCGCTTCCGACGCGCCCGTGCGCTGCTCGCGGGGGCCCTCGTGCTCGGCGGGGGAGCGGCGACGACGCTCGCCGCGTGGACCGACGGCGAGTTCGCCGCCGGTGCGGTCGCCGCGAGTGTCTTCGCCACGGAGTCACGCGGCTCGGGAGACTCGGGGTACCGCCCCAACGACACCGCGCCCGGCGCCGTGCTGACCTTCACCTCGGGGAGCGCCATGTCGCCGAGCAGCTCGCACTACGCGTGGCTCAACGTGCGGACGACCACCGGGTCGACCGTCGCCGGCACGACGGCGCTCGCCGGCCTGACGACGGCCGCCGCGGCGAGCGGCGACCTGCGACCGGTGCTCGAGTACCGGATGGTGCGAGGCGCCTCGGCGACCGCGGCATGCGACAGCACCGCCTTCACCGCCTCCGCCACCTACCTCGTGGGCGGCGCGGCGGCTTACGCCTCCGTCTCGAGCGCCGTGCCCTCGACCCGTGTGCCCACGACGCTCGGCGCCCACGGTGCGGGGGAAGCCCGCTTCTGCGTCGACATCCGCATCCAGAGCACGGCCGCCAGCACCTACCAGGGCACCGGCGCGACGTTGACCTGGCGTTTCGACTCCATCTCGGCGGCGTGACCATGGTCCGCCCCGCGCGCCGCACCCTCTCGACCGTCGGCGAGATCGCCCTCACTGCGCTCGCCGCGGGCGGGGCCCTCTGTCTGCTGCTCGTGGTGCTCGCCGTGGCGTTCCATGTCACTCTCATCATGTTCAAGACCGGCTCGATGTCGCCGACCATCCCCGCCGGCTCGCTCGCGGTCGTCCGTGAGATCCCGGCGAACGAGGTGCGGGTCGGCGACGTCGTGACCGTCGACAGGGCCGGAGCGCTGCCGGTCACCCACCGGGTGACCTCGGTGCAGCCGGCGGCGGGTGGGCAGCGCATCATCACGATGAAGGGCGACGCGAACCGGGATCCCGATCCGTTGCCCTACACGGTCGAGCGGGTGCGGCTCGTCATCGCGCACGTGCCGGAGCTCGCGCGCGTCGTCGGCTGGTTCTCCGACGCCCGGGTGATGGGAGGGATCGCCGTCGTCGCGGCGGGCATCGTCACGTGGGCGTTCTGGCCGCGGGAGTCGACCGAGGTCCACGGACCGCGCCACCGGGCGCCCCGCGCGCCGCGCGGATCGCGCGTCGCGCGGTCGATGGCGATCGTGCTCGTCGGTGGCGGAGTGCTCGCCGGCACGGCCCTGCCCGCACAATCCGCACGCGCGGTGGAGACGGAGATGGTCGAGCACGTCGTCGAGGGCGAACATGTGACGCTCGTGAGCGTCGGCGATGCGGCGCGGAATCGACGGATGACTCCCGGAGGATCCGCGGTGTGGCAGGTGGGCGCGCTCGCCCAGGCGGAGGAACGTGGCGAGGTCGCGCTCTCGATCAGCGGCATCGGGGATCCCGGCGCGGGGTTCGAGATCGCCGTCACGGCGTGCAGCGAGCGCTGGCGCGACGATGCCTGCGCTGGCAGCGCGACCGAACTCCTGTCGCGCCGCTCCGCGCCCGTCGGCGACGACACCATCGCGTTGCAGCGCATCCGGACCGACGAGCAGAGCTGGTTGCGCATCGCGGTGCACCGCCGCGCGGACGCCGCCGCGGCGGGCCGACTCGAGTTGCGACTGCAGGCGGATGGATTCGGCGACGTCGTGGTCGTCGGCAGCGACGTCGACGCCCCGCTCGCCACCACCGGCGCGAACGTCGCCGGACCGATCGCCGTGGCACTGCTCGCGGTCGGCACCGGATTGCTGGCTGCACGACTCGGCCGTCGGCTCCCGCGGTCGGCGGTCGCGCGATGATCGGGCGGCGTGGTCGCGTGGCCGCACTGGTGCTCGGCGCCGCTCTCACAGCGACCCTCGTCACCGCGACGCCCGCGTCCGCGAGTTGGAGCGACCCCGAGCACGCCGGCGGCACGGTCGCCGCGGGCCGGGTGCTGCCGCCGGGAGGATTCACCTGCACGGTCGGCAATTTCCTCGTCGGCGGACTGCTCCAGCAGGCCATCCGTTTCAGCTGGACCGCACCGCCCGCCACGAGCCTCAAGCCGAACCGATTCAGCGTGACGCTGAGCTACGCCGGGGGACTCAACCCGCCGACCGGCACCTACTCGGCGAGCGGCACGGCCACCGAGCTGTTCGTGCCGACGAACACGGTCATCGGCATCGGCAGCAGCACGGCGCGCATCAGCTCGCACCTCGGCACCTGGTCCTCGTCGCCGGCGGCGCAGACCCGCACCGTCTCGGTGACGAACGTACTGCTCGGCGTGCTCGTAGACTGTTCCTGATCCCGAGCGTCCCGGGCGGATGCACGCATGACGAAGGCCCGGCGACGCGGAGTCGCCGGGCCTTCGGCTGTCAGCGGCGTGAGGCCGTGGGGATCGAACCCGTCGCCGTGCCCGGTTCATGCAGGGCGCCCATCGCATCCGCCGCGCGCTGAGCCTGCAGCTGGGTGTCGAGCTGGGCGTCGGCGTCGGCCGCGTCGGCGGCGTGCGCCTCCTGCAGTGCCGACTTCTCGCGCAGCGGCGTCGCCTTGAGGAAGAAGCTCAGCGCGAACGCGATCGCGACGACCGCGAAGCTCACCCAGAAGACGGTGACGGTGGCCTGCCCGAAGCCGTCGAGGAACGGTGCCGACAGGCGGTCGTCGGCGGCGTTGAGGAACGACGTGTCGCCGTTGAGCGCATCCGCGAGCTTGCCCTGATCCTTGCTCGTCAGCAGCTCGACGATGCGGGCGTTGTCCGGATCCGCCACGACCTGGGGATCCTGCAGCGCGGCGGCCAGCTCGCGCTGGTGCGCGCTGTTCTCGAAGGCGGCCTTGAGCGTGTCGGGGATGCGGCTGAACAGCACCGAGAAGATGACCGCCGTGCCGAGGGTGCCGCCGATCTGACGGAAGAACGTCGCCGCGGAGGTCGCCACACCCATGTCGCGCGGACCCACCGCGTTCTGGCTCGCGATCGTGAGCGTCTGCATCAGTTGGCCGAGTCCGAGACCCGCCAGCAGCATCCCGCCCATGAGGAACCAGACCGGCTTGTCGTAGCTCGAGAAGGTGAGGTACAGGAAGCCGGCGGCGAGCAGGAACGTGCCGATGATCGGGAACATGCGGTAGCGCCCCGTGCGCGCGATGATCTGGCCGCTCGCGATCGACGAGATCATGAGGCCGAGGATCATCGGCAGCATGAGCAGTCCGCTCTCGGTGGGGCTCACGCCGTTGACGAGCTGCAGGTACAGCGGGATGGTCATCATCGCGCCGAACATGCCGAAGCCGACGAGCACGCCGAGCACGGTGGCCATCGAGAAGGTCGACGAGCGGAACAGCTTGAGCGGGATGAGCGCGTCATCGCCCATGAGCCGCTCGACCCACACGAACGAGACGATGCCGATCGCGCCGACGATGTAGCAGGCCCACGCGCCGGGGGAGGACCAGCCCCACTCGCGACCCTGTTCGGCGATGAGGATGAGCGGAACGACCGCGAGCACGACGGTGAGGGCGCCCCACCAGTCGATGCGTGCGGATCGCGGCGTGTGCGGCAGGTGCAGGAACGCCATGACGATGGCGAGGGCGATGATGCCGATCGGGATGTTGATCAGGAACACCCAGCGCCATCCGGTGACGCCGAAGATCTGGTCGACGCCGGCGAGCAGGCCGCCGATGAGCGGACCGAGCACACTCGAAATGCCGAACACGGCGAGGAAGTAGCCCTGGTACTTCGCGCGTTCACGCGGGGCGAGGATGTCGCCCATGACGGCGAGGGGGAGGGCCATCAGCCCGCCCGCACCGAGGCCCTGCACCGCGCGGTATGCGGCGAGCTCGTACATCGAGTTCGCCATGCCGCTGAGGAGTGACCCGATGAGGAAGATGACGATCGCGATGATGAACAGCGGGCGTCGGCCGAAGATGTCGCTGAGCTTGCCGTAGATCGGCGTCGCGACCGTCGAGACGATGAGGAATGCGGTCGTGACCCATGCCTGCAGGCTCAACCCGTCGAGGTCGTCGGCGATCGTCTTCATCGAGGTTCCGACGACGGTCTGGTTGAGGGCGGAGAGGA carries:
- a CDS encoding GNAT family N-acetyltransferase; translated protein: MKVEHQPDAERYALLDGDEVVGIADYEIDGDDIRIHHTEVPQHRRNAGLGGKLVQGTLDLIRTDTSYRVVPACPFVARFVRDHPEYADLTKR
- a CDS encoding LacI family DNA-binding transcriptional regulator, producing MSIDHGSAPTLEKVAELAGVSRSTVSRVVNASPRVKPEVIRAVNDAIQKLGYVPNRAARTLASRRTQAIALVIPENTARFFADPFFASVIQGVAFRLAQTDYTLTLLIAAEGDPGKTRRYLQGGNVDGMLVLSHHNDDASYVDLAGRLPVVFGGRPMSRESENVHVVDVDNIDAASRATRHLIERGRTRIAHITGRRDMAAGIDRLTGWRRALDEAGLPAELVEDGDFTPEGGAAAMRRLLDRGEPIDAVFAASDQMAFGALNLLRERGMRVPDDVAVIGFDNNSYAISSRPELTTVEQPSIEFGTAMAEALVRLIDGEEVDTLTLLPTRLVQRAST
- a CDS encoding glycoside hydrolase family 1 protein, yielding MTNTFPPGFLWGSATAAAQIEGAAHEDGKEDSIWDAYARVPGAVANGHTPEVAVDHYHRMPQDVALMKRLGLGSYRFSTSWARVKPGDRFVNGKGLDFYSRLVDELLDADILPWLTLYHWDLPQALEEKGGWTNRDTAYRFQDYAAAVYDRLGDRVQHWTTFNEPLCSSLIGYAGGEHAPGRQEPRAALAALHHQHLAHGLATGVLRELGAQNIGITLNLTNAIPDDPEDERDVDAARRLDALWNRAFLEPIVLGRYPADLLEDVAKYRFEEFVQQGDLEIIAALIDFLGVNHYHDDNVSGRPLPENARPSLRPTDKPGRSPFVGSEHLTFPTRRLPRTAMDWEVNPDGLRTLLVRLGREYPTLPPLYVTENGAAYDDEVSEDGHVHDAQRTAYIRAHIDAVAAAIDEGADVRGYFVWSLLDNFEWAWGYNKRFGIVRVDYRTQERIIKDSGLEYARIIAGEYAPSR
- a CDS encoding carbohydrate ABC transporter permease, which encodes MNRRNRGGGMAGIGSRPGFLSYGLLTAVLLGSAYPLWWSFVVGSGTNSTRGETLPLIPGGNFFANAAKVFDAIPFWLALGNSLLVSTIITVSVVSFSTLAGYAFAKLRFRGRDGLMIFVIATMAIPTQLGIIPLFIVMRQLGWTGELGAVIVPTLVTAFGVFFMRQYLVDVIPDELIEAARMDGANQFRTFVNVALPAARPAMAILALFTFMTAWTDYLWPLIVLSPQNPTLQTALGQLQSGYYVDYSIVLTGAILSTIPLLVLFVVAGRQLIAGIMQGAVKG
- a CDS encoding carbohydrate ABC transporter permease, producing MTSTLDRPPAATPSTARRSAVAAPLTWRQRLSRFDVKASPYVYIAPFFVLFAITGAFPLVYTLVVSLHDWELLSGQGDFVGLDNFGAVLQDRFFWNSIFNTLSIFLLSTIPQLTVALVIAAVLDQHLKARTFWRMSVLLPYVVTPVAVALIFSSVFNEQSGLVNNLLGTIGIDPVMWKQDTLPSHIAIATMVNWRWTGYNALILLAAMQAVPRDLHESAAIDGAGAARRFFSITVPSIRPTLIFVIITATIGGLQIFAEPRLFDVSAAGGIGGYDRQFQTTVLYLWEMAFFRGNFGEASAIAWLLFLLIVTLGLINFFISRRIASSENRAIKRASARRLAAQRGARP
- a CDS encoding ABC transporter substrate-binding protein, which encodes MTVRISRRTTAAAVAGAATLALLATGCSSGGSGGGDGDVTLTVTTFGTMGYEELYKEYEKANPGIKIEATNIDTGGNARTDAFTKIAAGSGLSDVVAIEEGWLGKIMEVSDQFVDLRDHGIEDRKSDWIDWKYEQATDPEGRVIGYGMDVGPEGLCFNGPAFAAAGLPTDRAAVAELFGGADASWERFFELGRQYHAATGKAWYDHSGFVWNAMVNQLEEGYYTADGELNIEGNAQMEARFDLIAQGAADGLSAAESAWDWNGGKSFTDQSFAVFTCPGWMLGTITGQLEAGGGGPETGWDFADVFPGGPANWGGTFLSIPETSEHKEEAAALASWLTEPEQQVKQSAAAGNFPSTVEAQETLAAEATPNEVFNGAPTGAILASRAEGVVAQFKGPDDSVIQENVFGPALKKLDNGEADRDAAWQEALTLLSELVD
- a CDS encoding aldo/keto reductase, whose protein sequence is MTGIRLALGAMMFGITIDERTSFALLDRFVEAGGEWIDTADCYAFWASESGYGGDSERLLGRWLKARPDARARVKISTKVGAEPRDKDDWPASREGLSPTAVRTAAEGSLRRLGIERVDLLWAHMEDRTVPIEQTAEAFGALVSDGLTKRVGTSNHPAWRVERARRHALERGLRPVDALQHSRSYLRPRPGVLPPGQNHRFGMLDDELVDLAATEKLDIWAYTPLLSGAYDNPAKPIPEAYDHPGNRRRLEVLDEVARELGASRGQVVLAWLVGGRPSITPILGGSKPEQLESALEAVRLELPEELRTRLDEVDATSPA
- a CDS encoding MerR family transcriptional regulator gives rise to the protein MQTFTPAEAAERTGFSLDTLRYYEKAGLLGRIRRGAGGRRAYTESDIEWLGLIRCLRDTGMPIAQLKSYAQLATDDSTMDERLALLEQHDREVQASIDALLAQQRRLREKIAWYHSEGASAERHLARSMLA